In one window of Deltaproteobacteria bacterium DNA:
- a CDS encoding nucleoside deaminase produces the protein MKLHDEQWMTLALREARKALKKDEVPVGAVLVKEGEVIARGYNVRETRQDPLGHAELIAIQRAAHKLKNWRLLNTTLYVTLEPCTMCWGAIVLARISRVVFGTVDLKAGVCGSVASLHEAKFFNHHPKVMGGVKADECAQMLSDFFKNLRKSKK, from the coding sequence ATGAAATTACACGATGAACAATGGATGACACTGGCCCTACGCGAGGCTCGCAAGGCTTTGAAAAAAGATGAAGTGCCGGTGGGGGCGGTGTTGGTGAAGGAAGGGGAGGTGATCGCTCGTGGTTATAATGTGCGCGAGACTCGGCAAGATCCCTTGGGACATGCCGAATTGATTGCCATTCAAAGAGCCGCTCATAAGTTAAAAAATTGGCGTTTATTAAATACAACTTTATATGTAACCCTTGAACCGTGCACCATGTGTTGGGGCGCCATTGTGTTGGCGCGTATTTCTCGAGTTGTGTTTGGGACTGTAGATCTGAAGGCCGGGGTTTGTGGGTCAGTGGCAAGCCTGCACGAGGCCAAGTTTTTTAACCATCATCCTAAAGTAATGGGGGGAGTTAAAGCCGACGAATGCGCCCAAATGCTCAGTGATTTTTTTAAAAATTTACGGAAAAGCAAAAAATAA
- a CDS encoding MerR family DNA-binding transcriptional regulator yields the protein MENLQSYIMVREAARFLGVSAGTLRNWEKSGKIKTHRNPVNGYRLYKKKDLEALLKQVVQSSRK from the coding sequence ATGGAAAATCTACAAAGCTACATCATGGTCCGAGAAGCCGCCCGATTTTTGGGAGTGTCAGCGGGGACGCTTCGCAACTGGGAAAAGTCAGGCAAGATCAAAACTCATCGCAATCCCGTGAATGGGTATCGGCTCTACAAGAAAAAAGATTTGGAAGCGTTGCTCAAGCAGGTGGTGCAATCGTCAAGAAAGTAA
- a CDS encoding DUF1016 domain-containing protein, protein MKKTKNKMVKTDSANSLFERVVSILEQARANVVRSVNSNMVVAYWRIGQEIVQEIQKGQERAEYGKRVIEGLSEMLTKRYGEGYAAPTLWNFRKFYSAYQDRQSQILSPTGRESLDDKKLSLTGRELANSPFHPNLSWSHYRALMRVENENARDFYETEAVRCGWKKSELERQISTLFYERLLKSRDKSGMLKDAVSKDDSLQPIDVLKNPYILEFLNLPNLPKLRESKLEEALIANLQYFLLELGKGFSFVARQKHIRIGNKDFYVDLVFYNYHLKCFVLIDLKVGALTHQDIGQMDAYVRMYEEQFKVPEDNPAIGLILCSDKEDAVVHYSVLKENQKLFASRYKLVLPDEEELRKEIERERRLIESVNEFVPKKLLAKKKTKRSRKEQ, encoded by the coding sequence ATGAAAAAAACCAAAAATAAAATGGTGAAAACTGATTCGGCGAATAGCCTCTTTGAACGTGTTGTGTCTATTTTGGAACAAGCCAGGGCCAACGTGGTGCGGTCGGTAAACAGCAACATGGTTGTTGCCTATTGGCGTATCGGGCAGGAAATTGTTCAGGAGATCCAAAAGGGACAAGAACGTGCGGAATATGGAAAGCGGGTCATTGAAGGCTTATCGGAGATGCTTACCAAGCGCTATGGTGAAGGTTATGCAGCTCCAACACTTTGGAATTTTCGCAAGTTCTATTCCGCTTATCAAGATCGCCAATCCCAGATTCTCTCCCCGACGGGGAGAGAATCTTTAGACGATAAAAAACTCTCCCTAACAGGGAGAGAATTGGCAAATAGTCCTTTTCACCCGAATTTAAGCTGGTCTCACTACCGAGCCCTCATGCGCGTTGAAAACGAAAATGCCCGAGATTTTTATGAAACGGAGGCCGTGCGCTGTGGTTGGAAGAAAAGTGAATTGGAACGCCAGATATCGACCCTTTTCTATGAACGTTTACTCAAAAGTCGTGACAAGTCGGGAATGCTAAAAGATGCGGTTTCCAAAGATGACAGTCTTCAGCCTATTGATGTGCTCAAAAATCCTTATATTCTTGAATTTCTCAATCTTCCAAATTTGCCAAAATTGCGTGAATCAAAACTTGAAGAGGCCCTTATTGCCAATTTGCAATATTTTTTACTGGAACTGGGCAAAGGATTTTCTTTTGTCGCTCGGCAAAAGCATATCCGCATCGGCAATAAAGATTTCTACGTCGATCTTGTCTTCTACAACTATCACCTCAAGTGTTTTGTTTTGATTGATCTCAAAGTCGGTGCTCTTACTCATCAAGACATTGGCCAAATGGATGCTTACGTTCGGATGTATGAGGAACAATTCAAAGTGCCTGAAGACAATCCCGCTATTGGGCTCATCCTCTGCTCTGATAAAGAGGACGCGGTCGTTCACTATTCAGTGCTCAAAGAAAACCAGAAACTTTTTGCATCGCGATACAAGCTGGTGCTTCCAGATGAAGAGGAACTGCGCAAAGAAATTGAACGTGAGCGGCGTTTGATTGAAAGCGTGAATGAGTTTGTTCCCAAGAAACTTTTGGCAAAGAAAAAAACGAAACGAAGCAGAAAAGAGCAGTGA
- a CDS encoding virulence RhuM family protein has product MNQKKSKSLTTTNSFTEFMLYKTPDGQVKVEIYLRDENVWLTQDKMAQLFGVQRPAITKHLENIFETGELDREVVCSKMELTTQHGAMEGKTQTNPVKFYNLDAIIAVGYRVNSKQATHFRIWATQILKEYIIKGFAMNDERLKDPRQIFGKDYFEEQLARIRDIRSSERRFYQKITDVYAQCSADYDPNEDITQQFFATVQNKLHFAIIGQTAAEIIRSRVDSKKSNMGLTTWKNAPKGHIRKTDVGIAKNYLDETELDHLNRIVTMYLDFAELQAKAGRVMYMQDWIKKLDAFLQFNEREILQDARKVSHEVALALAEEEYEKFARTRDQNYISDFDKLVKKLPSAKKKGKKK; this is encoded by the coding sequence ATGAACCAAAAAAAATCCAAAAGTCTAACCACCACCAATTCCTTCACCGAGTTTATGCTCTACAAAACACCGGACGGACAGGTGAAGGTGGAGATTTATTTGCGTGATGAGAATGTTTGGCTCACCCAGGATAAAATGGCACAACTGTTTGGAGTGCAGCGGCCTGCCATCACCAAGCACCTTGAAAACATCTTTGAAACCGGTGAGTTAGATAGGGAAGTGGTATGTTCCAAAATGGAACTAACCACTCAACATGGGGCTATGGAGGGGAAAACACAGACGAATCCGGTCAAGTTTTACAACCTCGATGCCATTATCGCCGTTGGCTATCGGGTAAATTCCAAGCAAGCCACGCACTTTCGAATCTGGGCTACGCAAATTCTCAAAGAGTACATCATCAAGGGTTTTGCCATGAATGATGAGCGTCTTAAAGATCCACGGCAAATCTTTGGAAAAGATTATTTTGAAGAACAGCTTGCCAGGATTCGCGATATCAGGTCCAGCGAGCGGAGATTCTACCAGAAGATCACCGATGTTTATGCTCAGTGTAGCGCTGATTACGACCCCAATGAGGATATAACCCAGCAATTCTTTGCCACCGTGCAAAATAAATTGCACTTTGCAATTATCGGCCAGACAGCAGCAGAGATTATTCGCTCACGGGTAGATAGTAAAAAATCGAATATGGGTTTGACAACCTGGAAGAATGCTCCCAAGGGCCATATTCGAAAAACAGATGTGGGGATTGCCAAGAATTATTTGGATGAAACAGAGCTGGATCACCTCAACCGTATCGTCACAATGTATCTGGATTTTGCAGAGCTGCAGGCCAAGGCCGGGCGAGTCATGTACATGCAAGATTGGATAAAAAAGCTCGATGCCTTTTTGCAATTCAACGAAAGAGAAATTTTGCAGGATGCCAGAAAAGTGTCACATGAGGTCGCATTGGCACTGGCCGAAGAAGAATATGAAAAGTTCGCACGGACACGCGATCAAAACTATATTTCTGATTTTGACAAGCTGGTCAAGAAGCTGCCTTCGGCCAAAAAGAAAGGCAAGAAAAAGTGA
- a CDS encoding DUF4431 domain-containing protein: MKIQLLTFLFIFFASSIALGNECLEYGPAKVQLKGKINRSVYPGPPEYSNVAKGDHKEVMWFLSLERPICVKANAKDPTGFEVEEKNVTDLQMALTPEQYQEYKNLLGKSAMVSGELFHEHTAHHHTKVLIGVSKIE; this comes from the coding sequence ATGAAAATTCAGCTGTTAACTTTTCTATTTATCTTTTTCGCCTCTTCTATTGCTTTAGGAAATGAATGCCTCGAGTATGGGCCAGCTAAAGTTCAATTAAAGGGGAAAATTAATCGAAGCGTGTATCCAGGGCCCCCTGAGTACTCAAATGTTGCTAAAGGCGATCACAAAGAAGTAATGTGGTTCTTAAGCCTAGAGCGCCCCATTTGTGTAAAGGCTAATGCAAAAGACCCTACCGGTTTTGAAGTTGAAGAAAAAAATGTCACCGACCTGCAGATGGCCCTAACTCCCGAACAATACCAAGAATATAAAAATTTGTTAGGCAAGAGCGCCATGGTTTCTGGAGAACTTTTTCACGAGCATACAGCACACCACCACACCAAAGTGCTCATCGGCGTCTCAAAGATCGAATAA
- a CDS encoding nucleotidyl transferase AbiEii/AbiGii toxin family protein yields MERLKKLIYERLSHHQLTEDQILNLAREYLQVLTLKVIFQSPHGAALSFMGGTCLRICYDLKRYSEDLDFCLDGEIKNYDFSKMIEHVKKEMGHLGFSVSTNTHPEKNVQKSFLHIAHLPQILNLRSFRREQKLHIKIEVDQTAISLKDNERESHFVNRCGEIYPILKHTLPTLFAGKVLALLGRPYDRGRDYYDLIWYLSRQTSLNVDYINRTLKSKKKAYRNQEELFQKISEKVKAVIPQLILKDIEHFLEDPSERNWILRYQEVYSQLQSE; encoded by the coding sequence ATGGAACGACTTAAAAAACTCATTTACGAACGACTGTCTCACCACCAGCTCACAGAGGATCAAATCTTGAATCTTGCCCGTGAATATTTGCAAGTTTTGACACTCAAAGTTATTTTTCAATCACCTCATGGCGCCGCCCTCTCTTTCATGGGGGGAACATGTCTTCGCATTTGTTATGATTTAAAACGTTATTCCGAAGATCTTGATTTTTGTCTTGATGGGGAAATCAAAAACTATGATTTCAGCAAAATGATTGAACATGTCAAAAAAGAAATGGGCCACCTTGGTTTTTCTGTCTCAACCAATACCCATCCAGAAAAAAATGTTCAAAAATCATTTTTACATATTGCCCATTTACCTCAGATTCTCAATTTGAGATCCTTTCGTAGAGAGCAAAAACTGCACATCAAAATTGAAGTTGACCAAACGGCAATTTCTTTAAAAGATAATGAACGCGAAAGTCACTTTGTGAATCGATGTGGAGAAATTTATCCCATTTTAAAACATACCCTCCCAACCCTTTTTGCAGGAAAAGTATTAGCCCTTTTAGGGCGCCCCTATGATCGTGGGCGAGACTACTATGACTTGATTTGGTATTTAAGTCGCCAGACTTCATTAAACGTTGACTATATCAACCGAACGCTGAAATCGAAAAAGAAAGCGTATCGAAACCAAGAAGAGTTGTTCCAAAAAATCTCTGAAAAAGTCAAAGCAGTAATACCCCAGTTGATTTTAAAAGACATCGAACATTTTCTTGAAGATCCCAGCGAGAGAAATTGGATTTTGCGTTACCAAGAGGTTTATAGCCAGCTCCAATCGGAGTAG